A region of Desulfomicrobium escambiense DSM 10707 DNA encodes the following proteins:
- a CDS encoding ABC transporter ATP-binding protein: protein MLSLKNVDVFYGRIHAVRRATLHVRQGEIVALIGGNGAGKTTMLCTISGLNRPGQGSILFGDEELTRRSPEQIVRAGISHVPEGRLVFSPLSVEDNLRLGAYTRPRFRERAAIAEDMETMYAMFPVLRERRAQAAGTLSGGEQQMLAIGRALMARPRMLLLDEPGMGLAPLVVRDIFRHIVELRDRLGLTVLLVEQNAKSALKIADRGYVLENGRVILQGTAAELLANRDVQRAYLGREQEA from the coding sequence CTGCTGTCCCTCAAGAACGTCGACGTGTTCTACGGCCGCATCCACGCCGTGCGCCGCGCCACCCTGCACGTGCGGCAGGGCGAGATCGTGGCCCTCATCGGCGGCAACGGCGCGGGCAAGACGACCATGCTCTGCACCATCTCGGGCCTGAACCGCCCCGGCCAGGGCAGCATACTTTTCGGCGATGAGGAACTGACGCGCAGAAGCCCCGAGCAGATCGTGCGCGCCGGCATCTCCCACGTGCCCGAGGGGCGCCTGGTCTTCAGCCCCCTGTCGGTGGAGGACAACCTGCGCCTGGGGGCCTACACCCGGCCGCGCTTCCGCGAGCGCGCCGCCATCGCCGAGGACATGGAAACCATGTACGCCATGTTCCCGGTCCTGCGCGAGCGCCGGGCCCAGGCCGCCGGGACCCTGTCGGGCGGGGAGCAGCAGATGCTGGCCATCGGCCGCGCCCTCATGGCCCGGCCGCGGATGCTGCTGCTGGACGAGCCGGGCATGGGCCTGGCCCCGCTGGTGGTCCGGGACATTTTCCGGCATATCGTGGAACTGCGCGACAGGCTGGGCCTGACGGTCCTGCTCGTGGAGCAGAACGCCAAGAGCGCCCTGAAGATCGCCGACCGCGGCTACGTCCTGGAGAACGGCCGCGTCATCCTGCAGGGCACCGCGGCCGAACTGCTGGCCAACCGCGACGTCCAGCGCGCCTACCTGGGCCGCGAGCAGGAAGCGTGA
- a CDS encoding ABC transporter ATP-binding protein produces the protein MGSAVLATRGVSVRFGGVHALAEVDFEAEAGAITAIIGPNGAGKTTLLNVISGMVSPSGGSILFDGRDITAWPAHARARAGMVRTFQNLEIFSNMTVLENVAMGCHGRLSVPAWHSMLRTPRSRRIEADIRREAMDALEFVGMAEYAQATAKDLAFGRQRSLELARALAARPRLLLLDEPAAGLNIAETQALAAMIVRIRDTYGLSVILVEHDMELVMGISDAIMVLCFGQTISRGTPAQVQKDPRVVAAYLGGDEE, from the coding sequence ATGGGTAGCGCGGTGCTGGCAACGCGCGGCGTGTCCGTACGATTCGGCGGGGTGCACGCCCTGGCGGAGGTCGATTTCGAGGCCGAAGCCGGGGCCATCACGGCCATCATCGGACCCAACGGCGCGGGCAAGACTACGCTTCTGAACGTCATTTCCGGCATGGTGTCGCCCAGCGGCGGAAGCATCCTTTTCGACGGACGTGACATAACCGCCTGGCCGGCCCACGCGCGGGCCCGGGCGGGCATGGTCCGGACATTCCAGAACCTGGAGATATTTTCCAACATGACGGTGCTCGAGAACGTGGCCATGGGCTGTCACGGCCGCCTGAGCGTCCCGGCCTGGCACAGCATGCTGCGCACGCCGCGTTCGCGCAGGATCGAGGCGGACATCCGGCGCGAGGCCATGGACGCCCTGGAGTTCGTCGGCATGGCCGAGTACGCCCAGGCCACGGCCAAGGATCTGGCCTTCGGCCGGCAGCGGTCGCTGGAGCTGGCTCGGGCCCTGGCGGCGCGGCCCCGGCTCCTGCTGCTGGACGAACCGGCCGCCGGTCTGAACATCGCCGAAACCCAGGCCCTGGCGGCCATGATCGTGCGCATTCGCGACACCTACGGGCTTTCGGTCATCCTGGTCGAGCACGACATGGAACTGGTCATGGGCATCAGCGACGCGATCATGGTGCTCTGTTTCGGCCAGACCATCAGCCGCGGCACGCCGGCCCAGGTCCAGAAGGACCCCAGAGTCGTGGCCGCCTACCTCGGGGGGGACGAGGAATGA
- a CDS encoding branched-chain amino acid ABC transporter permease has translation MSYRKDMIWLGCFFALLMLAPAALPNNYFLTILILGCLHSLNAVGLCLLVGHAGQISLGHAGFYGLAAYASAWLSATAGWPVEASMLAGVALTVVVSVLIGMPSLKLKGHYLAMATLGFGIILSILFTETVDITGGPSGFVGIPRLSFFGHEVKKDLALYRVVAGVLCLAVWLAFNLLHSRIGRALRALHTSEKAAQAMGVDIARYKLFVFVLSAAFSAVAGVLYAHYLTFIAPSSFGFMFSVELIVMVVLGGMVSVPGAIVGAFFVTVLPEFLRAFENVEVVLFGAILILCMMFMPDGMAGGWNRLWARVRRAWAARNASGAAHG, from the coding sequence GTGAGCTACCGCAAGGACATGATCTGGCTGGGCTGCTTCTTCGCGCTGCTCATGCTCGCGCCGGCGGCGCTGCCCAACAACTATTTCCTGACCATCCTCATCCTGGGCTGCCTGCACTCCCTGAACGCCGTGGGGCTGTGCCTGCTGGTGGGGCACGCCGGGCAGATCTCCCTGGGGCACGCCGGATTCTACGGCCTGGCCGCCTACGCGAGCGCCTGGCTGAGCGCCACGGCCGGCTGGCCCGTGGAGGCCTCCATGCTGGCGGGCGTGGCCCTGACCGTGGTCGTGAGCGTGCTCATCGGCATGCCGTCCCTGAAGCTCAAGGGCCACTACCTGGCCATGGCCACCCTGGGCTTCGGCATCATCCTGTCCATCCTTTTCACCGAGACCGTGGACATCACCGGCGGCCCCTCGGGTTTTGTCGGCATCCCCCGCCTGTCCTTCTTCGGCCACGAGGTGAAGAAGGACCTGGCTCTGTACCGCGTCGTGGCGGGCGTGCTGTGCCTGGCCGTGTGGCTGGCCTTCAACCTGCTGCACAGTCGCATCGGACGGGCCCTGCGCGCCCTGCACACCTCCGAGAAGGCGGCCCAGGCCATGGGCGTGGACATCGCCCGCTACAAGCTCTTCGTCTTCGTCCTCTCGGCCGCGTTCTCGGCCGTGGCCGGCGTGCTCTACGCCCACTACCTGACCTTCATCGCGCCGTCGTCCTTCGGCTTCATGTTTTCGGTGGAACTCATCGTCATGGTCGTGCTGGGCGGCATGGTCAGCGTGCCGGGGGCCATCGTCGGCGCCTTCTTCGTGACCGTCCTGCCCGAGTTCCTGCGCGCCTTCGAGAACGTCGAGGTCGTGCTCTTCGGGGCCATCCTCATCTTGTGCATGATGTTTATGCCCGACGGCATGGCCGGGGGCTGGAACAGGCTGTGGGCCCGGGTCAGACGGGCCTGGGCGGCGCGCAACGCCTCGGGGGCCGCCCATGGGTAG